One window of Robiginitalea biformata HTCC2501 genomic DNA carries:
- a CDS encoding pyridoxal phosphate-dependent aminotransferase, which translates to MKQFLSDRINNMATSATLAMAAKARELRQEGKDIIGLSLGEPDFNIPEFIREAAKEAIDQNYSSYSPVDGYGDLKQAISRKFARDNGLQYGIDQIVVSTGAKQSLANVAMVMLNEGDEVILPAPYWVSYSDIVKLAGGVPVEVPTSIDTDFKMTPDQLREAITPRTKMIWYSSPCNPSGSVYSKPELEGLAAVLREHPGIFVVSDEIYEHINFREGHVSMAGLEGMYDRTITVNGVSKAYAMTGWRIGFIGAPAWVAKACTKFQGQITSGANAIAQRATIAALDAPIEKIRYMIDKFHERRDLILELLGEIPGFNLNVPEGAFYVFPDISSYFGKTLGGKTIANASDFALYLLEAAGVATVTGEAFGNPNCIRISYAASEEEIREAVRRMQEALA; encoded by the coding sequence ATGAAGCAATTTCTCTCCGACCGGATCAACAACATGGCCACGTCGGCCACCCTGGCTATGGCCGCAAAGGCCCGGGAACTGAGACAGGAAGGAAAAGACATCATCGGCCTGAGCCTTGGGGAACCCGATTTCAACATTCCGGAATTCATCCGGGAGGCGGCCAAAGAGGCCATCGACCAGAACTACAGCAGCTATTCTCCTGTAGACGGCTATGGCGATTTAAAACAGGCCATTTCCAGGAAATTTGCCCGGGACAACGGCCTCCAGTACGGCATCGACCAGATCGTAGTCTCCACGGGCGCCAAGCAGTCGCTTGCCAACGTGGCCATGGTAATGCTCAACGAGGGGGATGAAGTGATCCTCCCCGCCCCCTACTGGGTGAGTTATTCAGACATTGTAAAACTCGCAGGCGGCGTGCCGGTGGAAGTCCCCACCAGTATCGACACGGATTTCAAGATGACCCCGGACCAACTGCGGGAGGCGATTACGCCCCGGACCAAAATGATCTGGTACAGCTCGCCCTGCAACCCGAGCGGCTCCGTATACAGCAAACCCGAACTGGAAGGCCTCGCTGCCGTATTGCGGGAACACCCCGGGATCTTTGTGGTGTCCGACGAGATTTACGAACACATCAATTTCCGGGAAGGCCATGTGAGCATGGCCGGCCTGGAGGGTATGTACGACCGCACGATTACCGTAAACGGGGTTTCCAAAGCCTACGCGATGACCGGTTGGCGGATTGGCTTTATCGGGGCGCCGGCATGGGTGGCCAAGGCCTGTACGAAATTCCAGGGGCAGATCACCAGCGGGGCAAACGCCATCGCCCAGCGGGCAACCATTGCCGCCCTGGATGCCCCCATTGAGAAGATCCGGTACATGATCGATAAATTCCACGAGCGGCGGGACCTGATCCTGGAATTGCTCGGGGAAATCCCCGGGTTCAACCTGAACGTGCCGGAAGGGGCCTTCTACGTATTCCCGGACATATCATCGTATTTCGGGAAAACCCTGGGCGGGAAAACAATTGCCAACGCCTCGGATTTTGCCCTCTACCTGCTCGAAGCAGCCGGGGTGGCAACCGTAACCGGCGAGGCCTTCGGCAACCCGAACTGCATCCGCATTTCCTATGCGGCTTCCGAGGAGGAGATCCGGGAAGCGGTGCGCAGGATGCAGGAAGCCCTGGCTTAG
- the rsmG gene encoding 16S rRNA (guanine(527)-N(7))-methyltransferase RsmG, with protein MTAETVFQNFPNLSDTQKDQFLRIGDLYADWNRKINVVSRKDIDELYLRHVLHSLGIARVHSFLPGTEVLDVGTGGGFPGIPLAILFPQVQFTLVDAIGKKIRVVNDVIEGLGLENASARQVRAEAMKGSFDFVVSRAVAAMPTFVLWTRDRLRPGGKPGGLANGILYLKGGDLSEELAPYPQARTYPLSDYFQDPFFETKQVVYLPETACR; from the coding sequence ATGACAGCCGAAACGGTCTTCCAAAATTTTCCCAATTTATCCGATACCCAGAAAGACCAGTTCCTCCGGATCGGCGATTTATACGCCGATTGGAACCGGAAAATCAATGTGGTTTCCCGCAAGGATATCGACGAGCTCTACCTGCGCCACGTACTGCATTCCCTGGGCATTGCCCGGGTGCATTCCTTCCTGCCCGGGACGGAGGTGCTCGACGTGGGTACCGGCGGCGGGTTCCCGGGAATCCCCCTGGCCATTCTTTTTCCGCAGGTTCAGTTTACCCTGGTAGACGCCATCGGGAAGAAAATCCGGGTTGTCAACGATGTAATCGAGGGGCTCGGGCTGGAAAATGCTTCGGCCCGGCAGGTCCGGGCGGAGGCGATGAAGGGTTCGTTCGATTTTGTGGTGAGCCGGGCGGTAGCCGCCATGCCCACCTTTGTGCTCTGGACCCGGGACCGCCTGCGCCCGGGCGGGAAACCCGGCGGGCTGGCCAACGGCATCCTGTACCTGAAAGGCGGGGACCTGTCCGAGGAGCTGGCTCCGTACCCGCAGGCCCGTACCTATCCATTGTCCGATTATTTTCAGGACCCGTTTTTCGAAACAAAGCAAGTGGTGTACCTGCCGGAAACAGCGTGCCGGTAA
- a CDS encoding fatty acid desaturase family protein has product MSENAIRFSRTESPQFFRTLNKRVNAYFKENGLKKTGNWQLYLKTAVMFSLLLAPYFLILTLGLPTWANLLLTMLMGVGMAGVGMNVMHDGNHGTYSSRKWINKLMGGSIYLLAGNVYNWQVQHNVLHHTYTNIHEHDEDLEAGRILRFSKHAKWHRFHRFQHYYSVFLYGLLTFNWAITTDFQQMYRYTKRKLAYGKFPNPVLNWSVLVITKLIYLFIWIALPIIIMDIAWWKVVLGFFIMHYVAGVILSVVFQLAHVVDHADMPLPEKDGTMKNSWAIHQLRTTVNFGTRNRIVNWFTGGLNHQVEHHIFPNISHVHYTKISKIVKQTAREFNLPYNEYKTTRKAIISHFRHLRELGKKPSLQLQ; this is encoded by the coding sequence ATGTCTGAAAACGCCATTCGATTCTCCCGCACTGAATCCCCCCAATTTTTCCGAACGCTGAACAAGCGCGTAAACGCCTATTTTAAAGAAAACGGTTTGAAAAAAACCGGCAACTGGCAACTCTACCTGAAAACGGCCGTGATGTTTTCCCTCCTCCTGGCCCCGTATTTCCTGATCCTGACCCTCGGGCTGCCCACCTGGGCCAACCTGTTGCTCACCATGCTGATGGGCGTGGGGATGGCCGGCGTGGGGATGAACGTCATGCACGACGGCAACCACGGCACCTATTCCTCCCGTAAATGGATCAACAAGCTCATGGGCGGCAGTATTTACCTGCTGGCCGGGAACGTATACAACTGGCAGGTACAGCACAACGTCCTGCACCATACCTATACGAATATTCACGAGCACGACGAAGACCTGGAAGCCGGACGGATTCTGCGCTTTTCAAAACACGCCAAATGGCATCGGTTCCACCGGTTCCAGCACTATTATTCGGTCTTCCTCTACGGCCTGCTCACTTTTAACTGGGCCATCACCACGGATTTTCAACAGATGTACCGCTACACCAAGCGCAAGCTCGCCTACGGCAAGTTTCCCAACCCGGTTCTGAACTGGAGCGTGCTGGTCATCACCAAGCTCATCTACCTGTTTATATGGATCGCCCTGCCGATCATCATCATGGACATCGCCTGGTGGAAAGTGGTCCTCGGCTTCTTTATCATGCACTATGTGGCCGGTGTCATCCTCAGCGTGGTTTTCCAGCTGGCGCACGTGGTAGACCACGCGGACATGCCGCTGCCGGAAAAAGACGGCACCATGAAAAACAGCTGGGCCATCCACCAGTTGCGCACCACCGTTAACTTTGGTACGCGCAACCGCATTGTCAACTGGTTTACGGGCGGGCTCAACCACCAGGTGGAGCACCACATCTTCCCGAATATTTCCCACGTCCACTACACAAAAATTTCCAAAATTGTGAAACAGACGGCACGGGAGTTCAATTTGCCCTACAACGAATATAAAACTACGCGAAAAGCTATAATTTCGCACTTCAGACACCTGCGGGAACTGGGGAAAAAACCCTCCCTGCAACTACAGTAA